A region from the Gemmatimonadota bacterium genome encodes:
- a CDS encoding transporter yields MKSGVLVLGMLVGVATPAAAQLGAIGAATGAAAVSTPDGINAAPLLSESGLVLGGGWAVAASYSMIETTIGIFDPFEGATEGTLTSSGLSVTGVFAPNPDLMLGASITPYVGVSAESPSSTFDDSGRGDASIFAKYRAWRSEDGRSSFAATGAVRLPVGSEDFGQAGASLGVSGAVSHRLAGGSPLTVHGSLGFVVPTDDQDGMTAINFSGAGVYRTSDRFAFSGELLGATSDGEYAINLAPGARISATSQWLIDLAVAFNVASSLDVSPFDYAFVLGGTYVP; encoded by the coding sequence ATGAAGTCGGGTGTGCTCGTGCTCGGAATGCTGGTCGGAGTTGCGACGCCGGCGGCGGCGCAGCTCGGAGCGATCGGTGCGGCGACCGGCGCAGCGGCCGTGTCCACTCCGGACGGTATCAACGCGGCACCGCTCCTGTCGGAGAGCGGCCTGGTGCTGGGCGGCGGCTGGGCCGTGGCTGCCAGCTACAGCATGATTGAGACGACGATCGGGATCTTCGATCCGTTCGAAGGCGCCACCGAAGGGACGCTGACGTCCAGCGGCCTCAGCGTAACGGGTGTCTTCGCTCCGAATCCGGATCTGATGTTGGGAGCGAGCATCACGCCCTACGTGGGCGTGAGCGCGGAGAGCCCGTCGTCGACCTTCGACGACAGCGGCCGGGGGGATGCCTCCATCTTCGCGAAGTACCGCGCGTGGCGTTCGGAGGACGGTCGGTCCAGCTTCGCCGCGACGGGAGCCGTGCGCCTGCCCGTGGGCTCGGAGGACTTCGGTCAGGCCGGTGCCTCCCTCGGCGTCTCAGGAGCGGTAAGCCATCGCTTGGCGGGCGGAAGCCCGTTGACGGTCCACGGCTCGCTGGGGTTTGTCGTGCCCACGGACGATCAGGACGGCATGACGGCGATCAACTTCTCGGGTGCGGGCGTCTACCGGACCAGCGATCGCTTCGCCTTCAGTGGGGAGCTCCTGGGAGCCACCTCGGATGGTGAGTACGCAATCAACCTGGCGCCGGGCGCACGCATCAGCGCGACGTCGCAGTGGCTGATCGATCTGGCGGTGGCGTTCAATGTCGCCTCCAGCCTGGACGTCTCGCCGTTCGACTACGCCTTCGTGCTGGGCGGAACCTACGTACCGTGA